From Pristiophorus japonicus isolate sPriJap1 chromosome 7, sPriJap1.hap1, whole genome shotgun sequence, one genomic window encodes:
- the fam110c gene encoding protein FAM110C — MPTEISQHSPSVQPGGTSLPLRILNKGPSYLRRQMEGHHRGRLSAVERLAADKAKYVKSQQVKGSVQEPVGLGSSASEGSSSTTTESEPGTGAKGPGHSKPGGQDLQGLSTNTGSTAAGLFQTPYQQASAIARRSSSKRQMRPDSLVIYRQKCEFVKGASGESPRGNHSLVRRLFQGSSREKQVASPEVPKVIIKEGARSDSRESSQVGSEPEGNNPLAGIVNPPALGNNPALGNNPAMPPPATTAGRPGQRGKLAVSERLKEPLGRGLHRSQSDISSRYSKAFSEFDSFFKYCGLDPEVIEDLGREKFSSASDSLALRIRSVSVPGSDSEFSRHSGDNNERLLEEELSEQNPCSLSVIERNARVIKWLYGCKRAKESKAAVLV; from the coding sequence ATGCCGACTGAGATCTCCCAGCACAGTCCGAGTGTGCAGCCGGGGGGCACCTCGCTGCCCCTGAGAATCCTCAACAAGGGTCCCAGTTACCTGCGCCGGCAGATGGAGGGGCACCACCGGGGGCGGCTTAGCGCCGTGGAGAGGCTGGCTGCCGACAAAGCCAAGTACGTGAAGAGCCAGCAGGTGAAGGGGAGCGTGCAGGAGCCCGTGGGCTTGGGCAGCTCGGCctcggagggcagcagcagcaccaccaccgaGAGCGAGCCGGGCACCGGCGCCAAGGGGCCAGGCCACAGCAAGCCCGGCGGCCAGGACTTGCAAGGGCTGTCCACCAACACCGGCAGCACCGCCGCCGGCCTCTTCCAAACGCCCTACCAGCAGGCATCGGCCATCGCCAGGCGCTCCAGCTCCAAGAGACAGATGAGGCCCGACTCGTTGGTCATCTACCGGCAGAAGTGCGAGTTTGTCAAGGGGGCCAGCGGCGAGAGCCCGCGGGGCAACCACAGTCTGGTCAGGAGGCTCTTCCAGGGCTCcagcagggagaagcaggtggcatCTCCCGAGGTGCCCAAGGTCATCATCAAAGAAGGCGCCAGGTCGGACAGCCGGGAGAGCTCGCAGGTGGGCAGCGAGCCCGAGGGCAACAACCCGCTGGCTGGCATAGTCAACCCCCCAGCCCTGGGCAACAACCCAGCCCTGGGCAACAACCCAGCCATGCCACCCCCTGCCACTACCGCCGGGCGCCCGGGGCAGCGGGGCAAGTTGGCGGTGTCCGAGCGCCTGAAGGAGCCCCTGGGCAGGGGGTTGCACCGCTCGCAATCCGACATCAGCTCCAGGTACTCCAAGGCCTTCTCCGAGTTTGACAGCTTCTTCAAGTACTGCGGCCTCGACCCCGAGGTGATCGAGGACCTGGGCCGCGAGAAGTTCTCCTCCGCCTCCGACAGCCTGGCCCTCCGGATCCGCAGCGTCAGTGTGCCCGGCTCCGACAGCGAGTTCTCCCGGCACAGCGGCGACAACAACGAGCGGCTGCTGGAGGAAGAGCTGAGCGAGCAGAACCCCTGCTCCCTGTCCGTCATCGAGCGCAACGCCCGGGTCATCAAGTGGCTGTACGGCTGCAAGCGAGCCAAGGAGTCCAAGGCTGCTGTGCTAGTGTAG